TCTCTCTCTCATACCGTTTCCAGCATGTGCGGGTTTGCCATTTGCTTGGCAAAAATCGAAGTCGGCATCGCCTATGCGGCCTGGGCGGCATTGGGAACCGCCTTTGTGACGGCGTCGGGAATTCTGTTCTTTCAAGAAGACTGCGATGCAGTCAAAGTCTCGTGCCTTTTCATGATCCTGGCAGGGGTGGTGGGTCTGAATCTTCGGGACTCTCATTGACTGTGTAATCCTATCTATCCCGAAACCTTGCCGTCGCGGACCCTTTCCTGACAAACCGCTGTAGCTGCGGGTTTGGAAGTTAGCATTACTGTACAATGCACTTGCCTTCATTCCAATAGAGAAATTATAGCACGACCTGTTTTACAGTATTTTTCAAGTCTATTTTatttcttacattagtcaGATTCTCCATCCCAAGTCTCTGTGTATGCTTCAATGACATCTTTCAACGGTATCATGTGCGGCAGGTCGAATTTGCGGCATTCGGACATCCGCTTGATCAGGTCTTGTCTCAATTTTCGAACAGGAATTCGAGCTCTATCCGTTTCCATGCCGCTCGGTCGGCGCCAAGCTTGTTGGACTTGCACCCACGCCTCCAGTCCACAATTTCGAAATTCCTTGAGTTCTTCACCACGgctttcttcgaaagtcGTTTCGATATTGATGTCTTCCGCTTGTGTGGTACCACCTTCGTCGTTCTG
The sequence above is a segment of the Phaeodactylum tricornutum CCAP 1055/1 PHATR_bd_45x36 genomic scaffold, whole genome shotgun sequence genome. Coding sequences within it:
- a CDS encoding predicted protein, translated to VSSMCGFAICLAKIEVGIAYAAWAALGTAFVTASGILFFQEDCDAVKVSCLFMILAGVVGLNLRDSH